One Felis catus isolate Fca126 chromosome D3, F.catus_Fca126_mat1.0, whole genome shotgun sequence DNA segment encodes these proteins:
- the LOC101093897 gene encoding 14-3-3 protein zeta/delta-like: protein MDKNELVQKAKLAEQAERYDDMAACMKSVTEQGAELSNERKLLSVAYKNVVGARRSSWRVVSSIEQKMEGAEKKQQMAREYREKIETELREICNDVLSLLEKFLIPNASQAERKVFYLKMKGDYYCYLAEVAAGDDKKGIVDQSQQAYQEAFEISKKEMQPTHPISLGLALNFSVFYYEILNSPEKACSLAKTAFDEAIAELDTLSEESYKDSTLVMQLLRDNLTLWTSDTQGDEAEAEGGEN, encoded by the coding sequence ATGGATAAAAATGAGCTGGTGCAGAAGGCCAAGCTGGCCGAGCAGGCTGAGCGATATGATGACATGGCAGCCTGCATGAAGTCTGTAACTGAGCAAGGAGCTGAATTATCCAATGAGAGGAAACTTCTCTCAGTTGCTTATAAAAATGTTGTAGGAGCCCGCAGGTCATCTTGGAGGGTCGTCTCGAGTATTGAGCAAAAGATGGAAGGGGCTGAGAAAAAACAGCAGATGGCTcgagaatacagagaaaaaattgagACCGAGCTCAGAGAGATCTGCAATGATGTACTGTCTCTTTTGGAAAAGTTTTTGATCCCCAATGCTTcacaagcagagagaaaagtcttctatttgaaaatgaaaggagaCTACTATTGTTACTTGGCTGAGGTTGCTGCTGGTGATGACAAGAAAGGGATTGTGGATCAGTCACAACAAGCATACCAAGAAGCTTTTGAGATCAGCAAAAAGGAAATGCAACCAACACACCCTATCAGTTTGGGTCTGgcccttaacttctctgtgttctATTATGAGATTCTGAACTCCCCAGAGAAAGCCTGCTCTCTTGCAAAGACAGCTTTTGATGAAGCCATTGCTGAACTCGATACATTAAGTGAAGAGTCCTACAAAGACAGCACACTAGTAATGCAATTACTGAGAGACAACTTGACATTGTGGACATCGGATACCCAAGGAGATGAAGCTGAAGCAGAAGGAGGGGAAAATTAA